A genomic stretch from Dissulfurispira thermophila includes:
- a CDS encoding hybrid sensor histidine kinase/response regulator: protein MAIDMKKFIARFVEEAREHINKLNDGFVLLEKNPDDKETINAVFRSAHTIKGSSRMMKLTQISETAHKLEDVLGAVRDSKITLSKETFDLIFSAVDAISNMVEKTALGQEITDDNTALCEALAAAAKGSKTDITADKPAPQSESPKTEPAVPQALPTSSIEPKVEVKTTVKTPPATSETLRISANKLDRLIKLMEEIVSTKSKAKTILHDIKSLESAAKRQLELISQKAQSNTIVTAFTSLISDIKDLVSMINDYSTISSLLSDELRSTALTLRMVPLSMVFDSMPRMVRDLSRTLGKDIDIIIEGSEIELDKQIVDRLAEPILHLIRNAIDHGLEPADERKNANKPAKGTIRLSASYDAASVLIDVRDDGRGIDKEKIKEKALRKKMFTAEEIEAMSDIALMDLIFQPGFSTSAIVTDVSGRGVGLDVVKKTIVEDLKGSISIETALGSGTAFHIRLPLTLAIMRLLLISASGITFAIPAQYVKEVLRVPETEFMDVLDKKAIRLRNEFIPVERLSDILKCPDNKAQQAQKMKKTIREPLIMIIHAVAEKLGLIIDELIDEEDMVIKPFPLCIKKTGMSVGVTISGRNKVVNVLNISAVIDAIKNLKGSVVKERQIQERALNILVVDDSINTREIEKSILESYGYKVDLAEDGMDGLNKAMKFKYDAVITDVEMPLMDGFSLTERLRAEESYKDTPIIIVTSRSKEDDKMRGIRVGADAYIVKGSFDQNNLIETLQNLVGFQQT from the coding sequence ATGGCTATTGACATGAAAAAATTCATTGCCCGTTTTGTTGAAGAGGCGCGGGAACATATAAATAAATTGAATGATGGCTTTGTTTTACTTGAAAAGAATCCTGATGACAAAGAGACCATAAATGCTGTTTTTCGTTCTGCCCATACTATCAAGGGCTCATCCAGAATGATGAAGCTTACGCAAATATCAGAGACAGCCCACAAGCTTGAAGATGTGCTTGGTGCCGTGCGAGATAGCAAGATTACTCTATCTAAAGAAACTTTTGATCTTATTTTTTCAGCAGTTGATGCCATCTCAAACATGGTAGAAAAGACAGCTTTAGGACAGGAAATCACTGATGACAACACTGCACTATGCGAAGCCCTTGCTGCTGCAGCAAAGGGATCAAAAACTGATATAACAGCAGATAAACCCGCCCCTCAGTCAGAATCGCCAAAAACAGAGCCTGCTGTGCCGCAGGCATTGCCTACAAGCAGCATTGAGCCAAAAGTAGAAGTAAAAACCACTGTAAAGACACCTCCTGCTACTTCTGAGACACTCAGAATAAGCGCAAATAAGCTCGATAGGCTTATAAAGCTCATGGAAGAGATAGTCTCTACTAAAAGTAAGGCAAAAACTATACTGCATGATATAAAATCTCTGGAAAGTGCTGCTAAAAGACAGCTTGAACTTATAAGTCAAAAGGCACAAAGTAATACCATTGTAACTGCATTTACATCACTTATTTCTGATATCAAAGATTTAGTCTCCATGATTAATGATTACAGCACCATAAGCAGCTTGCTTTCTGATGAACTGCGCTCAACTGCGCTCACATTGAGAATGGTTCCTTTATCCATGGTCTTTGACTCAATGCCAAGGATGGTGCGAGACTTATCAAGAACACTTGGTAAAGATATAGACATAATTATTGAAGGCTCAGAGATTGAACTTGACAAGCAGATAGTGGACAGGCTTGCAGAGCCTATCTTGCATTTAATAAGAAATGCAATAGATCATGGATTAGAGCCTGCTGATGAAAGAAAAAATGCTAACAAACCGGCAAAAGGCACTATAAGGCTTTCAGCATCTTATGATGCTGCAAGTGTGCTTATAGATGTAAGAGACGACGGAAGGGGAATTGACAAAGAAAAAATAAAAGAAAAGGCATTGCGCAAAAAAATGTTTACTGCTGAAGAGATAGAAGCCATGTCCGATATAGCTTTGATGGACTTGATATTTCAGCCCGGCTTTAGCACAAGCGCTATTGTAACCGATGTCTCAGGCAGAGGAGTGGGGCTGGATGTCGTGAAAAAGACCATTGTAGAGGATTTAAAAGGGAGCATAAGCATAGAGACGGCTTTGGGAAGCGGCACAGCTTTCCATATAAGACTGCCTTTGACGCTCGCTATAATGCGCCTACTTTTAATATCTGCTTCGGGCATTACATTTGCGATTCCGGCTCAGTATGTAAAAGAGGTATTAAGAGTGCCTGAGACAGAATTTATGGATGTCTTAGATAAAAAGGCTATAAGATTAAGAAATGAATTTATCCCTGTAGAAAGGCTGAGCGATATTCTGAAATGTCCTGACAATAAAGCACAGCAAGCACAAAAAATGAAGAAGACTATCAGAGAGCCTTTGATTATGATAATCCATGCTGTAGCAGAGAAATTAGGTCTTATAATTGACGAGCTTATTGATGAAGAAGATATGGTTATAAAGCCTTTTCCTTTGTGCATAAAAAAGACAGGCATGTCAGTAGGTGTTACGATTTCTGGTAGAAATAAGGTCGTCAATGTCCTCAATATCTCGGCTGTGATAGATGCAATCAAAAATTTGAAAGGTTCTGTTGTTAAAGAAAGACAGATACAGGAAAGGGCTCTGAATATCTTAGTAGTTGATGACTCTATAAATACCCGTGAAATAGAAAAGAGCATACTTGAATCATATGGCTATAAAGTTGACCTTGCCGAGGACGGAATGGACGGACTCAATAAGGCAATGAAATTCAAATATGATGCTGTGATTACAGATGTGGAGATGCCTCTTATGGATGGTTTTTCTCTTACAGAGAGATTAAGGGCAGAGGAGAGTTATAAAGATACACCTATAATCATAGTAACATCTCGCAGTAAAGAAGACGACAAGATGAGGGGGATCAGGGTTGGTGCTGACGCCT
- a CDS encoding CheR family methyltransferase, with protein sequence MGLTPFKNLFRDKCGFRFNDIRDYNLEKGVRSRMESTGSKSYEDYYLLVTSDKEEFNSLVNFITVNETYFYREPFHLHLFVERLIPELLQTKNSSEKIRILSAGCSTGEEPYSILMAVLEKFGNSALNKFYISAVDIDRDAVYKAKEGIYSNFSFRTFPVELKDKYFFKLNNGGYRIKDELRNNVNFYVFNLLNNIYPTYLCNMDVIFYRNVSIYFESDVQKMIFEKLSEVLNPDGFIIVSATETMAHNIGTMRLEEIDGVFVYRKSEIKQYEANIMDVDRSNDFISNACPANRISQTIKKPSKKHIKIEPPCESESRQRHESKEKIDCNALFNKALSMANDKRYDDALKAIDEILNIEPYMKKANTLKASILLNRRQFDEAEHICQMNIQRDRWCLESILLLGIISKIKEDYDAAINRFKEAVYISSSCWLAHFYLAELHRDRGDLNKSCKEYEIAMNLIKKTAVDGHGLTFFPLTFSAEEIAHLCRHNLQKLKKAL encoded by the coding sequence ATGGGATTAACTCCGTTTAAGAACCTCTTTAGGGATAAATGCGGCTTCCGCTTTAACGATATACGCGATTATAATCTTGAAAAAGGCGTACGCAGTCGTATGGAGTCAACAGGCTCAAAGTCTTATGAAGATTATTATCTCCTTGTTACCTCAGACAAAGAGGAATTTAACAGCCTGGTTAATTTTATAACAGTAAATGAAACCTATTTTTACAGAGAGCCTTTTCATCTTCATCTCTTTGTAGAAAGACTTATTCCTGAGTTGCTTCAAACGAAAAACAGTAGTGAAAAGATCAGGATATTGAGTGCGGGATGCTCCACAGGTGAGGAGCCATACTCTATATTGATGGCAGTGCTTGAGAAATTTGGCAACTCTGCATTGAATAAATTTTATATCTCTGCTGTAGATATTGACCGCGATGCAGTATATAAGGCTAAAGAAGGAATTTATTCAAATTTTTCTTTCAGGACTTTTCCTGTTGAGCTAAAGGATAAGTATTTTTTTAAGCTTAACAATGGCGGCTATAGGATTAAGGACGAACTTAGAAACAATGTCAATTTCTATGTCTTTAATCTTTTAAACAATATTTACCCTACTTATCTCTGCAATATGGATGTTATTTTTTACCGCAATGTCTCTATTTATTTTGAGTCTGATGTCCAGAAGATGATCTTTGAAAAACTTTCAGAGGTGTTGAATCCAGATGGTTTTATCATAGTAAGTGCTACTGAAACAATGGCTCATAACATAGGCACAATGAGACTTGAGGAGATTGATGGTGTTTTTGTTTATAGGAAAAGTGAGATTAAGCAGTATGAAGCAAATATTATGGATGTTGATAGGAGTAATGATTTTATAAGTAATGCCTGTCCTGCTAATCGCATTTCACAGACTATAAAAAAGCCTTCTAAAAAACATATAAAGATTGAGCCTCCATGTGAATCCGAATCCAGACAACGGCATGAAAGTAAAGAAAAAATTGATTGCAATGCATTGTTTAACAAGGCGCTGTCAATGGCAAATGATAAAAGATATGATGATGCACTAAAGGCAATAGATGAGATATTAAATATTGAGCCTTATATGAAAAAGGCAAACACTCTAAAAGCAAGCATTTTGCTTAATCGGCGTCAGTTTGACGAAGCTGAGCACATTTGTCAGATGAATATCCAGAGAGATAGGTGGTGTCTTGAGAGTATCTTGCTGCTTGGAATAATCTCAAAAATAAAAGAAGATTATGATGCTGCAATAAATAGATTTAAGGAGGCAGTGTATATCAGTTCATCATGCTGGCTTGCGCATTTTTATCTTGCCGAACTACACAGGGATAGAGGAGATTTAAATAAATCATGCAAAGAGTATGAGATTGCCATGAACTTAATCAAAAAGACTGCAGTAGATGGACATGGGCTTACGTTTTTCCCTCTGACTTTTTCAGCAGAGGAGATTGCGCATTTGTGCAGACATAATCTACAAAAGCTGAAAAAGGCCTTATAA
- the cheB gene encoding chemotaxis-specific protein-glutamate methyltransferase CheB, with the protein MRPIRVLIVDDSRLIRELIIEMLSADKDIIIAGEASNGSKAVQMVKELKPDIVTMDIEMPVMNGLDAIEHIMSENAVPILVVTSKNDAQTAYDAISRGALDLVQKPEVNLNGAKEFIAKIKLLSGVKVVTHIAGRRRSAGIKPLEAAVFSFEKEGGIIAIASSTGGPKALSIILSSLPSKFPFPIVIAQHISDGFVHGMAEWLNKVSKLNVKVASDGDLLTPATVYISPSEMHMKVSPSKTITFIERQQKDIYHPSCDMLLSSVADVYGKNCIGIILTGMGTDGVEGMRKIKKSGGVTIAQDEKTSVIFGMNKAAIDSGCIDRILPIEKISRDLVDIAALKQVQNHGINSV; encoded by the coding sequence ATGAGACCTATCAGGGTATTGATTGTTGATGACAGTCGGCTTATAAGAGAGCTCATCATAGAGATGCTTTCTGCTGATAAAGACATAATAATAGCGGGCGAGGCTTCAAACGGCAGTAAGGCCGTGCAAATGGTTAAAGAATTAAAACCAGATATCGTAACAATGGATATTGAAATGCCTGTCATGAACGGACTTGATGCAATAGAACATATCATGTCAGAGAATGCTGTGCCTATACTTGTAGTAACCTCAAAAAACGATGCCCAGACAGCATATGATGCGATATCGAGAGGTGCTCTTGACCTTGTCCAGAAGCCCGAAGTCAATCTAAATGGCGCAAAGGAGTTTATCGCCAAAATAAAGCTGCTTTCAGGGGTTAAGGTAGTCACTCATATTGCAGGGAGGCGTCGTTCTGCAGGCATTAAGCCACTGGAGGCGGCTGTTTTTTCCTTTGAAAAAGAAGGCGGGATTATTGCTATAGCCTCTTCTACAGGAGGTCCAAAGGCTTTATCAATTATACTTTCTTCTTTACCGAGCAAATTCCCTTTTCCAATTGTTATAGCCCAGCACATCTCAGATGGTTTTGTCCATGGCATGGCTGAATGGCTTAATAAGGTTTCTAAATTAAATGTGAAAGTAGCATCCGATGGAGATCTTTTGACTCCGGCTACTGTTTATATATCGCCGTCTGAAATGCACATGAAGGTAAGTCCATCAAAAACAATAACATTTATAGAAAGGCAACAGAAAGACATATATCATCCTTCGTGTGATATGCTCCTTTCATCGGTTGCTGATGTATATGGAAAAAATTGTATCGGCATAATCCTTACCGGCATGGGAACCGACGGCGTAGAAGGCATGAGAAAGATAAAAAAATCAGGTGGTGTAACTATAGCACAGGATGAAAAGACATCTGTTATTTTTGGTATGAATAAGGCTGCAATTGACAGCGGGTGTATTGACAGGATACTTCCGATAGAAAAAATAAGCCGGGATTTAGTTGATATAGCGGCTTTAAAACAGGTGCAAAATCATGGGATTAACTCCGTTTAA
- a CDS encoding methyl-accepting chemotaxis protein, with translation MQSFLRQMFDIRESLKSQILFFVIVPIIVISIVHAYLTISEIKTNNEMWVTAFKEFQSENIRSVDINAKALVQTEKAKKEISHFIVKHLIISTLILVIAVFFIKHYSDKFISRPARDISAAIEGFDNDLTIRIPETTHNEIGKLSIWFNGFIAYLHSVIKRISDTAIRLNSYASEISASVEQQAAVASEQSAAVTEITSTMEELSASSSQIAEHSKSVVDIATKTWEDTKNGATAVETVIMKMQEIQADNQQSIEEIVNLGRKSKEITKIMELINKIADQTKLIAFNAALEASSAGEAGKRFGVVAVEIRRLADSVMESTREIEAKINEIQDAIDRLVIVSEKGSKGIQEGMEHSSEAAQTLFAIVDAAQETTNAAKQISLSTQQQKTASDQVLAALREISTGASQTAGSVNQISQACVDLARLSRDMKEIIDSFKVEAE, from the coding sequence ATGCAGTCTTTTTTAAGACAGATGTTTGATATAAGGGAGTCATTGAAATCGCAGATTTTATTCTTCGTAATAGTTCCAATTATTGTCATTTCTATTGTACATGCTTATTTGACAATATCGGAAATAAAGACAAACAATGAGATGTGGGTTACTGCATTTAAGGAGTTTCAGTCTGAAAACATCCGCAGTGTTGATATTAATGCAAAGGCACTTGTTCAGACAGAAAAGGCAAAAAAAGAAATCTCACATTTTATTGTTAAACATTTAATCATCTCCACTCTGATATTGGTGATAGCTGTTTTTTTCATTAAGCATTATTCGGATAAATTCATTAGCAGACCTGCAAGAGATATCTCAGCGGCAATAGAAGGTTTTGACAATGACCTGACTATAAGGATACCTGAGACCACACATAATGAAATAGGAAAACTGTCTATATGGTTTAATGGTTTTATTGCTTATCTGCATAGTGTTATCAAAAGGATTTCCGATACTGCAATAAGGCTCAACTCATATGCAAGTGAGATATCAGCTTCTGTTGAACAGCAAGCGGCTGTTGCATCAGAGCAATCAGCAGCAGTGACAGAGATTACATCAACTATGGAAGAACTGTCTGCGTCTTCATCGCAAATAGCAGAGCATTCCAAATCTGTCGTAGATATAGCGACAAAAACTTGGGAAGACACCAAAAATGGTGCAACTGCGGTAGAGACTGTTATTATGAAGATGCAAGAGATACAAGCAGACAACCAGCAAAGTATTGAGGAAATAGTTAATCTGGGACGAAAATCCAAGGAAATAACCAAGATAATGGAGTTGATAAATAAGATAGCAGATCAGACCAAGCTCATAGCATTTAACGCTGCCCTTGAGGCTTCAAGCGCTGGAGAGGCGGGCAAGAGATTCGGTGTTGTTGCAGTAGAGATCAGACGGCTTGCCGACAGCGTTATGGAATCAACAAGAGAGATAGAGGCAAAAATTAATGAAATTCAAGATGCTATTGACCGCCTTGTTATTGTTTCTGAAAAGGGCTCAAAAGGCATTCAGGAAGGGATGGAACACTCAAGCGAAGCAGCGCAGACATTGTTTGCAATAGTTGATGCAGCGCAAGAAACAACAAATGCTGCCAAACAGATATCTCTTTCAACCCAGCAGCAGAAAACAGCAAGCGATCAGGTGCTGGCAGCATTAAGAGAAATTTCAACAGGCGCCAGCCAGACTGCAGGCTCCGTAAATCAAATAAGTCAGGCATGTGTGGACCTTGCAAGGCTGTCCAGAGATATGAAAGAGATAATTGATAGTTTCAAGGTAGAGGCGGAATGA
- a CDS encoding chemotaxis protein CheW, with protein sequence MEELRNKSDIILDELKRRSSKREIVDVDEATVKIVVFLLHNSYYGFYGEDVKEILHVPEICYVPATADFVMGVINLRGDIEAVLSINKFLGLPDSETSLSSRIAIIQKNAVRAGVLVDAVEDVLDIPTSSTKQPLSTLNNAVKEYVAGEIIYRDKSVTILDVEKIFLKIMQ encoded by the coding sequence GTGGAAGAGTTAAGAAATAAAAGCGATATTATCCTTGATGAACTCAAAAGGCGCAGTTCAAAGAGAGAGATTGTTGATGTGGACGAGGCCACAGTAAAGATTGTTGTGTTCTTGCTGCACAACAGCTACTATGGATTTTATGGCGAGGATGTTAAGGAGATACTCCATGTCCCAGAAATCTGTTATGTGCCGGCAACTGCAGATTTTGTCATGGGTGTGATCAATTTACGGGGCGACATAGAGGCTGTTTTAAGCATAAATAAATTTTTAGGATTACCTGATTCGGAGACCTCTTTAAGCTCTCGCATTGCTATTATCCAAAAAAATGCTGTACGCGCTGGTGTGCTTGTTGATGCCGTGGAAGATGTATTAGATATTCCTACGAGTTCAACAAAACAGCCTCTCTCTACTCTTAACAATGCAGTTAAGGAATATGTAGCAGGCGAAATTATATATAGAGATAAAAGCGTCACTATTTTAGATGTTGAAAAGATATTTTTAAAGATAATGCAATGA
- a CDS encoding diguanylate cyclase: MSVRDKLKALRESYIKTLPAKLNDVNNIYSKIKDACHSDADMANLHRLVHSIAGTSASFGFKEIADNARQFEQLLKGIIENNKPIDFTALAEIREYIVLLEHHINNTKIVDADAVKSHAVLSAHSSDENSVKKVFLVEDDPHLLQTLESQISHFGYKVMPFDNIDDFKMAALKEPPDVIVMDIIFKEGEVAGIEAVSEMQRYFQKRIPVVFISARSDIFARIEAVQAGGEAYLTKPVKIDSLIERLDILIARKEIKPYRILIIDDEVELAQYYAAILEEGGMDTKILNNPLNAFDALSEFNPDLILMDKYMPQYNGDILAKAIRQMDDYFSIPIVFLSTETDIDKQMNAMRMGGDDFLAKPVNPEILISSVSIRADRMRIIRSFMGKDSLTGLLNHTMIKEGLDAAIDRARRQKGVMAFAMIDIDKFKSVNDTYGHLIGDRVIVSLSGLLQHRLRRTDIVGRYGGEEFAIVFSDTDVDNAMRILDEIRTAFSKIKHQANGSEFYCTFSAGIAGYPAYDNAVDICSAADKALYEAKHSGRNKVIKASEVEWKS, translated from the coding sequence ATGAGTGTAAGGGATAAATTAAAGGCGCTTAGGGAAAGCTATATTAAAACCCTTCCTGCAAAACTCAATGATGTAAACAATATTTATAGCAAGATAAAGGATGCTTGCCACAGCGATGCTGATATGGCAAATCTGCATAGACTTGTCCATAGCATTGCAGGCACATCCGCTTCATTTGGCTTTAAAGAGATAGCTGATAATGCAAGACAGTTTGAGCAATTGTTAAAAGGAATTATTGAAAATAATAAACCCATTGATTTTACCGCACTTGCGGAGATTAGAGAATATATTGTGCTGCTTGAACATCATATAAACAATACAAAGATTGTGGATGCCGATGCTGTTAAGTCTCATGCTGTTTTGTCAGCACATTCGTCTGATGAAAATTCAGTAAAAAAGGTATTTCTGGTAGAAGATGATCCTCATCTCCTTCAGACACTTGAGTCGCAGATAAGTCATTTTGGTTATAAAGTCATGCCATTTGACAATATTGATGACTTTAAAATGGCAGCATTAAAAGAGCCGCCAGATGTGATAGTTATGGATATTATATTTAAAGAGGGAGAGGTCGCTGGAATAGAAGCTGTGTCAGAGATGCAGAGATATTTTCAAAAAAGAATACCGGTTGTTTTTATATCAGCAAGGAGTGATATTTTTGCGCGTATAGAAGCTGTACAGGCAGGTGGTGAGGCATATCTTACAAAGCCGGTAAAGATTGATTCACTTATAGAGAGATTGGATATTTTAATAGCGCGAAAGGAAATAAAACCATACCGCATACTTATAATTGATGACGAGGTAGAGCTTGCCCAGTATTATGCAGCAATACTTGAAGAAGGCGGCATGGATACAAAGATACTGAATAATCCATTAAATGCATTTGATGCTTTATCTGAGTTTAACCCGGACTTGATACTCATGGATAAATATATGCCTCAATATAACGGAGATATACTTGCAAAGGCAATCAGGCAGATGGATGATTATTTCAGCATCCCGATTGTTTTCTTATCTACTGAGACGGATATAGATAAGCAGATGAATGCTATGCGTATGGGAGGCGATGATTTTCTTGCAAAACCTGTAAATCCAGAAATTCTTATATCTTCTGTAAGCATACGCGCGGACAGGATGCGCATCATCAGGTCCTTTATGGGGAAAGACAGTCTTACGGGGCTGCTTAATCACACAATGATAAAAGAAGGGCTTGATGCTGCGATTGATAGGGCGCGGCGTCAAAAAGGTGTGATGGCATTTGCAATGATTGATATTGATAAGTTTAAATCTGTGAACGATACTTATGGACACCTTATTGGAGACAGGGTCATAGTTAGTCTATCAGGGCTTTTACAGCACAGACTGAGAAGAACAGACATTGTTGGACGATATGGCGGCGAGGAATTTGCAATTGTTTTCTCAGACACTGATGTTGACAATGCCATGAGGATACTTGACGAAATAAGAACAGCTTTTTCAAAGATAAAACATCAAGCTAACGGCAGTGAATTTTATTGCACATTTAGCGCAGGCATAGCAGGCTATCCAGCTTATGATAACGCAGTTGATATATGCAGTGCTGCAGATAAAGCTTTATACGAAGCCAAGCACAGCGGCCGCAATAAGGTTATAAAGGCATCGGAGGTAGAGTGGAAGAGTTAA